The Rhodamnia argentea isolate NSW1041297 chromosome 10, ASM2092103v1, whole genome shotgun sequence sequence TGAGCCATcgcccaatgacttgtgactgtGAGGGTTGCGAGGGCTCGCGATCCTCGCTCATAGCTAGCCAAGGGTTGCAACTTGCCGGTGGCCAACAAGGGCTCGTAGGTCCTCACCCAATGCCCGGTGGCCTCTTGCTGCCTTTtacaatgaaaaaaagaagaagaaaagataagaaaaataataaaaaattgcatatcAATGCTAGTAGTGTCGCTTAGGATGGCCGGTGTCCAATGTCATCAATTTTCTAGTAAAATTGGCTCGATGGACTCTATTGGCGTAACATGAAAATACTTCTAGCACAATTGATCAAAAAATGATTCATGgctgaattgaaataattgtaatagatttagaattttctagTAATTTTCTCTGAATTACAAGTAATTAATATTtggaaaagtttttttttttttttttttttggggggcggcCGGGGCCCCCCCGGGGGGGGGGAGGAGTGGGGGAGAGGAGGGGGGGTGTTTAGTATGTTTAACAAATGTCTTTGAGGGGACCCTGATACATGTTCTTTGTCGGGGCAAGGCGAGGACAATGCTTCTGTGCTATATACCAAAAAGTTGTCGCCATATTGAAGGTGCACATGTCCCTTCATGGCAAGTTCCATGATCCCGCGAGTGCTTTCAATACAAAAGTTCCCCTACGGCCCACCAATACTTGCCTATTATAGAAGAGACCATCACTTGAATTCAATGTATGTATAAACTGGATCTGAACCATTAGAAATTACAACCTCTCATTTGCGTTCGACTAGATGCAGCAATCCAGATAAATTTTAGTACGCGAGCTAGGTTTACTGAATAATTTCTCCGATCCGGGAAGTTTACGATCGATACCACATGCGTGCGATCCAATGAATCTGATGGATGTATGGGGTTGATGAGATACTATTGCGTAATACGAGTACTAAATTATCAAGAATGGATGGTTAATTGCATCAAAATATAGCACATAGGTACTTTAATCTCAAATTAGAAGTTAGGTAAAACTAGACGGCTCAATAACTCTAATTGTGGAGGACGACTCCCATCAAGAATGCATAACACGGCGCGACTAGTAATGTCTCATTAATCTGGTCATCGATCTCTTGCGGTTTTGCATCTTTCGGACATAGTGGATCATTAGAGACATGTTAAGATAGGACGACCCGCCCTCCTCGACTGCCCGCCTTGCGGCCTCGCCCAGCTCCTTCACCCTCAGCCTCCTCTCGGCGCCTTCCTCTCCTTCGTCCATCAACCGCCCGATCGCGTGCTGCACGGCCTCCCTGCTCACCATCACGCcacccttctcctcctccccccaCTCCGCCGGTCTCCGAACTCCGAGGCTCACCCCGATGCGGAGCACCTGCACGATCTGCTTCTCATTGTAGAACTGCTCGGCAAACATGGGCCAGGTTATCATGGGCACTCCGGCGGTCACCGCCTCGAGGGTcgagttccacccgcagtgCGTCATGAACCCGCCAACAGACGGGTGGGACAGGATCATGACCTGAGGGGCCCATCCCCTGATGATGAGGCCCCGCCCCGGGGTCCTCTCCTCGAACCCATACTCCGAGAGCCACTTCTCTAGCTCTTGTGAGTGGTCGCCTTTCCTTATCACCCACATGAAGCAACAGCGCGAGGCCTCAAGCCCCAAGGCGAGCTCCACGAGCTGCGAGGCCGACACGTGGCAAAGGCTACCAAAGCACACGTAAAGCACGGACTTCGGGTCCCTAGAGTCCAGCCAATCTAGGCACCGGTTCGGGTCGATGGAGGGCTTGTTGCCTCTGTCGAGCTTGGCGGAGTCAACCCCTGGGGACAGCGACAGAGGCCCAATGCACCACAGTTTCTTCACGACCTTTTGATAACATTTCACGTAATTCTTCTCTAGCTTCTCAAAGGAGTTCACCAACACGCCGTCGGCTGTGAGCTCGGCCGCCTTGAACGTGTCCAGGAGGTCCTCCAAGTCGTCGAGGCCGTCCTTCATCATCTGCGGAAGCTGGGCCTTGGTGAACTC is a genomic window containing:
- the LOC115735049 gene encoding UDP-glycosyltransferase 73C3-like, coding for MGSEAQELRFLLIPLMSQSHLLPFTGMAKHLAAHGVSVTVVMTPLNALRYKSVLDHARTLGLAIHFLTLPFPCKEAGLPEGCENIDSLPSSDLMTAFFDASNMLQGPLEKRLEAMEDKPSCIVTDICFPWTTDVALKFGLPRIVFHTISCFTLLCSHSISRSDVMGRVKGDDEPFVVPGLPDKIEFTKAQLPQMMKDGLDDLEDLLDTFKAAELTADGVLVNSFEKLEKNYVKCYQKVVKKLWCIGPLSLSPGVDSAKLDRGNKPSIDPNRCLDWLDSRDPKSVLYVCFGSLCHVSASQLVELALGLEASRCCFMWVIRKGDHSQELEKWLSEYGFEERTPGRGLIIRGWAPQVMILSHPSVGGFMTHCGWNSTLEAVTAGVPMITWPMFAEQFYNEKQIVQVLRIGVSLGVRRPAEWGEEEKGGVMVSREAVQHAIGRLMDEGEEGAERRLRVKELGEAARRAVEEGGSSYLNMSLMIHYVRKMQNRKRSMTRLMRHY